The following proteins come from a genomic window of Leptospira bandrabouensis:
- the pyk gene encoding pyruvate kinase has protein sequence MPVDEKIPNKRTKIICTIGPASANRETILRLIYSGMDLARMNFSHSTHDYHKEIFELLRECEQESGKSIGILADLQGPKIRTGKLGTGPLELKTGDQIAINNKSDFLGTKEEIGCTYQYILNDIDVGHKILIDDGKLSFVVKSKTKEKAILETIIGGTLKDNKGINLPGTPISAPALSEKDIEDLQFALSLGVDYIALSFVRRASDLEMARQFMKDSYAGLIAKIERPEAIQNIEEIIDNCDGIMIARGDLGVELDTQYVPIIQKEMITKLNQKGKPVITATQMLETMIDNPRPTRAEASDVANAVMDGTDAVMLSGETASGKFPIETVKTMTSIIQAAEESEIYLSHLRYMDRSEFEVERTALGSAAESISRSINAKAIINFTRSGYSSLLSSEFRPLKPIYSFTPFLGTARKMQLYWGVDAYVMPMMDKFPDMIAFMSKTLKSEGKLKSGDTVVILSGAPGSVAQTVDFIQIHKIK, from the coding sequence ATGCCGGTAGACGAAAAAATCCCAAACAAACGCACTAAAATTATCTGTACCATTGGTCCTGCCTCCGCAAACCGAGAAACTATCTTAAGATTGATTTATTCAGGAATGGATTTGGCAAGGATGAACTTCTCCCATTCCACTCATGATTACCACAAGGAAATATTTGAATTATTACGTGAATGTGAACAGGAATCCGGCAAATCCATTGGCATTCTTGCCGATTTACAAGGCCCTAAAATAAGAACCGGTAAATTAGGAACTGGTCCCTTAGAACTCAAAACAGGTGACCAAATCGCCATTAATAATAAATCAGATTTCCTTGGGACAAAAGAGGAAATCGGTTGTACCTATCAGTACATCCTAAACGACATTGATGTTGGACACAAAATCCTCATTGACGATGGAAAACTTTCTTTTGTTGTAAAATCTAAAACAAAAGAAAAAGCAATTTTGGAAACAATCATCGGAGGTACCTTAAAAGATAACAAAGGGATTAACCTTCCTGGTACACCTATATCGGCACCAGCCCTCTCAGAAAAAGACATCGAAGACTTACAATTTGCCTTGTCACTCGGAGTTGACTATATTGCGTTATCATTTGTTAGACGAGCAAGCGATTTAGAGATGGCCCGTCAATTTATGAAAGATAGTTATGCAGGTCTTATTGCAAAAATTGAACGACCTGAAGCCATTCAAAATATCGAAGAGATTATAGATAATTGTGACGGAATCATGATTGCACGCGGTGATTTGGGAGTCGAGTTAGACACACAGTATGTTCCTATCATCCAAAAAGAAATGATAACAAAACTTAACCAAAAGGGAAAACCAGTCATCACTGCCACACAAATGTTAGAGACAATGATAGATAACCCTCGTCCAACCAGAGCCGAGGCAAGTGATGTTGCCAATGCTGTGATGGATGGAACTGATGCAGTTATGTTATCAGGAGAAACTGCTTCTGGAAAATTTCCTATCGAAACCGTGAAAACCATGACAAGTATCATCCAAGCGGCCGAAGAATCAGAAATTTATTTATCTCATTTAAGATACATGGATCGTTCAGAATTTGAAGTAGAACGAACGGCTCTCGGTAGTGCCGCGGAATCTATTTCTAGATCCATCAATGCAAAGGCCATCATCAACTTTACAAGATCAGGATATTCGTCCCTTCTCTCTTCAGAGTTTCGTCCTCTGAAACCAATTTACTCTTTCACCCCGTTTCTTGGTACAGCAAGGAAAATGCAATTGTATTGGGGTGTTGATGCATACGTCATGCCAATGATGGATAAATTTCCAGATATGATTGCCTTTATGAGTAAAACTCTAAAGTCAGAAGGGAAGTTAAAGTCGGGAGATACTGTGGTAATTCTATCGGGAGCACCTGGATCTGTAGCTCAGACTGTTGACTTTATACAAATCCATAAAATCAAGTAA
- a CDS encoding aminoacetone oxidase family FAD-binding enzyme: protein MQKNPKIAIIGAGASGCFAALQIYEELRGLCDIKIFEKSKEPLAKLKISGGGRCNVTHNLFDPELLSLRYPRGNKELRWAFESFGPNDTINWFKKRGVALKAEADGRIFPTTDSSETIIQCFLEELKLKKIPIHFEQGLVGIYANHTPNQDSNQKTGFRVLWEGGIEENFDIVVVATGSNRKVWSILEKLGHTIITPVPSLFTLTLENTDLMELTGLVIPNSEIKILPKGKPQKGPMLITHWGLSGPCALRLSAWEARTLFEADYKVDLSVNWIGGEKSQTIEEIYLNKKEKTPGDKLIPDPEWKLPVRFWDWILKESKIQPNKRYSDISKSEIRNLSLTLTQTKLRMVAKGVFKEEFVTAGGVSRKDIQFQTMESKQIPGLFFTGEVIDVDGITGGFNFQNAWTTATLAARGIRKTMVT, encoded by the coding sequence TTGCAAAAGAATCCAAAAATTGCCATCATTGGAGCCGGTGCTTCCGGCTGTTTTGCCGCCCTACAAATTTACGAAGAATTACGAGGGTTATGCGATATCAAAATTTTCGAAAAATCAAAAGAACCTCTTGCTAAACTAAAGATATCTGGTGGAGGAAGGTGCAATGTCACTCATAATCTTTTTGATCCAGAACTCCTTTCTTTGCGGTATCCAAGGGGAAACAAAGAACTACGATGGGCTTTCGAAAGTTTTGGTCCCAATGACACTATCAATTGGTTTAAAAAAAGAGGAGTGGCACTAAAAGCGGAAGCAGATGGAAGGATATTTCCAACAACTGACAGTTCTGAAACCATAATCCAATGTTTTTTGGAGGAATTAAAATTGAAAAAAATTCCGATTCATTTCGAACAAGGATTAGTTGGTATTTATGCAAATCATACACCTAACCAGGATTCAAACCAAAAAACCGGATTCAGAGTTTTATGGGAAGGTGGAATTGAGGAAAACTTTGATATTGTAGTGGTTGCAACAGGTTCCAACCGAAAAGTTTGGAGTATACTAGAAAAGTTAGGTCATACAATTATAACTCCTGTTCCTTCCCTTTTTACGTTAACTCTTGAAAATACAGATCTTATGGAATTGACTGGCCTTGTCATTCCCAACTCTGAAATTAAAATTTTACCAAAAGGCAAACCTCAGAAAGGACCAATGTTAATCACACATTGGGGACTCAGTGGTCCTTGTGCCTTAAGGCTTTCCGCTTGGGAAGCCCGCACTTTGTTTGAAGCAGATTATAAAGTGGATTTATCTGTCAATTGGATCGGTGGAGAAAAGTCTCAAACCATTGAAGAAATATATTTAAACAAAAAAGAAAAAACACCAGGAGACAAGTTGATACCAGATCCTGAGTGGAAACTTCCAGTTAGGTTCTGGGATTGGATTTTAAAGGAATCAAAAATCCAACCAAACAAACGTTATTCTGATATTTCTAAATCTGAAATTAGGAATTTAAGCCTAACACTTACGCAGACCAAACTACGAATGGTTGCTAAAGGAGTCTTTAAAGAGGAATTTGTAACAGCTGGTGGAGTTTCAAGAAAAGACATCCAATTCCAAACTATGGAAAGTAAACAAATTCCCGGTCTTTTTTTTACTGGCGAAGTAATTGATGTGGATGGAATTACTGGGGGATTTAATTTCCAAAACGCCTGGACTACCGCAACACTGGCAGCCCGAGGTATTCGTAAAACAATGGTTACTTGA
- a CDS encoding VOC family protein, whose product MKYLHTMIRVLDLDRALYFFVEILGLKVTRRNEHPEGKFTLVFLSTGEEGAPEVELTYNWGQTDPYSSGRNFGHLAYEVDNIYETCERIQKMGVTINRPPRDGRMAFVRSPDQISIELLQKGKALPPLEPWVSMPNTGEW is encoded by the coding sequence ATGAAATATTTACATACGATGATTCGGGTTTTGGATTTGGATAGAGCCCTCTATTTTTTTGTTGAGATCCTTGGGCTGAAAGTGACGAGAAGGAATGAACATCCAGAAGGAAAATTCACACTCGTATTTTTGTCTACAGGTGAAGAGGGTGCACCAGAGGTAGAACTTACTTATAACTGGGGACAAACAGATCCTTATTCCTCTGGTAGAAATTTTGGTCACTTGGCTTATGAAGTAGATAATATTTACGAAACTTGTGAACGAATTCAAAAGATGGGTGTTACCATCAATCGTCCTCCCAGGGATGGTCGTATGGCTTTCGTTAGGTCACCAGACCAAATTTCTATAGAACTTCTTCAAAAAGGAAAAGCTCTCCCGCCTTTGGAACCTTGGGTTTCAATGCCTAATACAGGTGAGTGGTAG
- a CDS encoding sterol desaturase family protein produces MRLIETIAPIYILLMLAEVLYTRYKKQDYYFYEDSLADLSLGVLSRIFDGLILLGIVYVYQHLYQISWGVEFLSKIYLSPTSPIHWIVLFILLDFLFYWAHRYSHEIKVLWASHVVHHSSEEFNLSVALRQSFVRNIGIGLFYLPLSLLGFPVESYLIIDALNRTYQFWVHTRAIKKLPAWFEFIFVTPSHHRVHHAMNPEYIDRNYGGVFIFWDRMFGTFCEETKEPRYGLVSQLHTYDPVTAELHVFRDLFSDLWKTKYKWQGIRSFFSYPSVRPDDLQSTVDRGVTDPKVWLSHNKWEIDRKAKMPQYRRKAGNTFYRFYLLVSFVVPTVLTLYFLKRMHQFSFGEISSVFFLLVFSFVSLGRLLEGKKEWARFEIPKYISWFVLLVYFFL; encoded by the coding sequence ATGAGACTAATAGAAACTATTGCTCCTATCTATATTTTACTGATGTTGGCCGAGGTGCTTTATACTCGTTATAAAAAGCAGGATTACTATTTTTATGAAGATTCTTTAGCGGATCTTAGTTTAGGAGTTCTTAGTCGTATTTTTGATGGTCTTATTCTTTTAGGAATAGTTTATGTTTATCAACATCTATACCAAATCTCTTGGGGAGTTGAATTTCTTTCAAAAATATATTTATCTCCAACTTCACCCATTCATTGGATTGTATTGTTCATTCTTTTGGATTTTTTATTTTATTGGGCCCATCGTTATAGCCATGAAATCAAAGTTTTGTGGGCCTCACACGTAGTGCATCATTCAAGTGAAGAATTTAATTTATCAGTGGCTCTTAGGCAATCCTTTGTTCGTAACATTGGTATCGGTCTTTTTTATTTGCCTCTATCATTATTAGGTTTCCCTGTTGAATCGTATTTAATCATTGATGCACTCAATCGAACTTACCAATTTTGGGTTCATACCCGTGCAATCAAAAAGTTACCGGCTTGGTTTGAATTTATATTTGTGACTCCTTCGCATCATAGAGTACACCATGCGATGAATCCTGAATACATTGATAGAAATTACGGTGGCGTATTTATTTTTTGGGATCGAATGTTCGGAACTTTTTGTGAAGAAACCAAAGAACCTCGGTATGGACTTGTTTCTCAATTACATACTTATGATCCAGTCACTGCGGAACTACATGTCTTCCGTGATTTATTTTCTGATTTGTGGAAAACTAAATACAAATGGCAAGGGATTCGATCTTTTTTTTCTTATCCATCAGTAAGACCGGATGACCTTCAAAGTACAGTCGACCGAGGAGTGACAGACCCTAAAGTCTGGTTAAGTCATAATAAATGGGAGATTGACAGAAAGGCAAAAATGCCACAATACAGGCGCAAGGCGGGGAATACTTTTTACAGGTTTTATCTTTTGGTTTCTTTTGTGGTTCCAACAGTTTTGACTTTATATTTTTTGAAACGAATGCATCAGTTTTCTTTCGGAGAAATTAGTTCTGTTTTTTTTCTTTTGGTTTTTTCCTTTGTGTCTTTAGGAAGACTATTGGAAGGGAAAAAAGAATGGGCCCGTTTTGAGATTCCTAAATATATTTCTTGGTTTGTGCTTTTGGTGTATTTTTTCCTATAG
- a CDS encoding ABC-type transport auxiliary lipoprotein, LBF_0736 family: MKVIIRFFLLVGIVFSLTHCFGVSKTFPEKRFYLIETSETKPMFVVPKPRTFVVRKVFISPKFEGKEFVYRKENAVYESDFYNGFFIPPAHNFKEEFVRSLLKSGNFEWDASVHTRVTVTHFIELNLTQLYGDFRTKEPKAVIEFEVVVYEDKDFISSPVFRKTYKQIQPIDKKEPEALVLGWNLGLTKSFEELNLDLSKQLK; encoded by the coding sequence ATGAAAGTTATAATCCGTTTTTTTCTTTTGGTTGGAATTGTTTTTTCACTCACTCATTGTTTTGGCGTTAGTAAAACGTTTCCTGAAAAAAGATTTTATTTAATCGAAACTTCAGAAACCAAACCAATGTTTGTTGTTCCGAAACCTAGAACTTTTGTTGTGCGGAAGGTATTTATTTCTCCCAAATTTGAGGGAAAGGAATTTGTATATCGCAAGGAAAATGCAGTTTATGAATCCGATTTTTACAATGGTTTTTTTATTCCACCAGCGCATAATTTCAAAGAAGAGTTTGTTCGTTCTCTTTTGAAATCTGGAAATTTTGAATGGGACGCAAGTGTTCATACTCGGGTGACAGTCACCCATTTCATTGAATTAAACTTAACTCAGTTGTATGGCGACTTTCGAACTAAGGAACCAAAAGCGGTCATTGAATTTGAAGTTGTAGTTTATGAAGATAAAGATTTTATATCTTCACCAGTATTTAGAAAAACCTATAAACAAATTCAACCCATTGACAAAAAAGAACCAGAAGCTTTAGTACTTGGTTGGAATTTAGGCCTTACCAAGTCCTTTGAAGAATTGAATTTGGATTTAAGTAAACAATTGAAATAA
- a CDS encoding MlaD family protein, with the protein MNQSNKTYFKVGIFVLVSFFTLILFLIIFTAGNIFQRSVSLETYFDESVQGLDIGSPVKHRGVKVGTVQEITFVQNVYSEKLNQDTELRYGRYVLIKMSVPDFVKGVYGDDLKKTVQRMIQSGLRVRLASQGLTGTAYLEVDYLNPEKNPPLSIEWEPKTIYIPSAPSTISRFTASVDKFFDKVEKADVDKILLGVGELIKNLNQTILDAKLGDLARESTGLLVDLRKTNAEVKALIASPETQGFPKKLDTSMTQLQTTLKRLDTLLASNQGDISTSIENLRIASEDLKEVTANAKKYPSQFLFGEAPNKSKLWK; encoded by the coding sequence ATGAACCAATCAAATAAAACTTATTTCAAAGTTGGGATTTTTGTCCTAGTTAGTTTTTTTACACTCATTTTATTTTTGATCATTTTTACAGCAGGGAATATCTTTCAAAGATCGGTGAGTTTGGAAACCTATTTCGACGAATCCGTGCAAGGATTGGATATCGGATCACCTGTCAAACATCGCGGTGTTAAGGTCGGAACAGTCCAAGAAATTACCTTTGTGCAAAATGTATATTCCGAGAAACTAAACCAAGATACTGAACTTCGGTATGGAAGATATGTTTTGATTAAGATGTCTGTTCCTGACTTTGTGAAAGGAGTTTACGGTGACGACTTAAAGAAAACTGTACAAAGAATGATTCAAAGTGGGTTACGTGTTCGACTCGCCTCACAAGGGTTAACCGGGACTGCTTATTTAGAAGTAGATTATCTAAACCCTGAAAAAAATCCTCCTTTGTCTATCGAATGGGAACCAAAAACTATTTATATTCCTTCGGCCCCAAGTACCATCTCTCGATTCACTGCTTCTGTGGATAAGTTTTTTGATAAAGTGGAAAAGGCAGATGTAGATAAAATACTTTTAGGTGTTGGGGAGCTCATTAAGAATCTTAACCAAACCATTCTTGATGCAAAACTTGGTGACTTAGCACGGGAATCGACAGGTTTACTTGTGGACCTTCGTAAAACAAATGCAGAGGTTAAGGCTCTCATTGCCAGTCCCGAGACACAAGGTTTTCCAAAAAAATTGGATACATCCATGACACAATTACAAACTACCCTAAAACGTTTGGACACTCTTCTTGCTTCCAACCAAGGTGATATATCCACTTCGATTGAAAATTTGAGAATTGCTTCGGAAGACTTAAAAGAAGTCACTGCCAATGCAAAAAAATACCCATCTCAGTTTCTCTTCGGAGAGGCACCAAATAAGTCTAAACTTTGGAAATAA
- a CDS encoding ABC transporter ATP-binding protein has translation MKEKPIIRVEHLTTGYGNTVIMEDISFEVNRGEIFGILGGSGCGKSTVLKNMIGLTSPFSGRIWIDEDDIVLAEGKKKIEIWNRIGVMYQQSALFGSMSLLENIRLPLEEFTQLPVTIMNEIAMTKLKMVGLFPFAHLYPSELSGGMKKRAAIARAMAMDPEILFLDEPSAGLDPITSVELDHLIIRLSRTLGVTFVIVTHELPSVFTMADRVIVLDKSKKGIIAEGKPKDLKEKSKDPFVKQFFNRIPQESSQL, from the coding sequence ATGAAAGAAAAACCTATCATTCGAGTAGAACACCTAACAACGGGTTATGGTAATACCGTTATTATGGAAGATATTTCTTTTGAAGTAAACCGAGGAGAAATTTTTGGAATCCTTGGTGGATCCGGTTGTGGTAAATCAACCGTATTAAAAAATATGATTGGTTTAACCTCACCATTTAGCGGGCGTATATGGATTGATGAAGATGATATCGTTCTCGCAGAAGGAAAGAAAAAAATCGAAATCTGGAATCGTATTGGAGTTATGTACCAACAAAGTGCTTTGTTTGGTTCCATGTCTCTTTTGGAAAACATTCGGTTACCATTGGAAGAGTTTACACAACTACCAGTAACCATCATGAACGAAATTGCCATGACCAAGTTAAAAATGGTAGGGTTATTTCCTTTTGCCCATCTTTATCCTTCCGAACTTTCTGGTGGTATGAAAAAACGTGCGGCCATTGCGCGTGCGATGGCAATGGATCCAGAAATTCTCTTTTTAGATGAACCAAGTGCTGGTTTAGATCCGATCACTAGTGTGGAATTGGACCACCTAATCATTCGTTTGTCGAGAACACTTGGTGTTACCTTTGTGATTGTGACACATGAGTTACCATCTGTATTTACAATGGCCGATCGTGTTATCGTATTAGATAAATCCAAAAAAGGTATTATTGCGGAAGGAAAACCTAAAGATTTAAAAGAAAAATCGAAAGACCCTTTTGTAAAACAATTCTTTAATCGTATTCCTCAGGAGAGTTCCCAGTTATGA
- a CDS encoding MlaE family ABC transporter permease, which produces MDTIHRQSSFLWEGSTLEIHLPTVLTAVETGKDWTAFISILKTNPPRSIVVQANDLVESDTSGISFIKLIRLECEERKIPFVLRGLDDRFKYRLSITDDDSKKNKETLLSDLRRSEKIGKLTIDSLLEFKYLVTFTGELTISFWRSFLHPSKIRWKDTFRVAESMGVNAFPIIAMIGFLLGLIMSFQSAIPMRRFGAEIFVANLVGLSLFRELGPLMTAFILSGRSGSAFAAELGTMKVSEEIDALTTMGLPPVQFLIIPRLVASLVMTPLLTIVFNLFGLIGGAVVLISFGFPLVTFINQVNLAVGLSDILGGLLKSYFFGMIIASIGCYRGLKTASGAGAVGESTTSAVVGSIILVSILDGIFSVLYFYLKI; this is translated from the coding sequence GTGGACACCATTCATCGACAATCCTCTTTTTTGTGGGAAGGTAGCACCTTAGAAATCCACCTCCCAACAGTTCTTACCGCTGTGGAAACTGGTAAAGATTGGACTGCCTTCATTAGTATCCTAAAAACAAATCCACCTAGGTCAATAGTGGTGCAGGCAAACGATTTGGTGGAATCGGATACTTCAGGAATTTCTTTTATCAAACTCATACGTTTAGAGTGCGAAGAAAGGAAAATACCTTTCGTATTGCGTGGGTTAGATGACCGGTTTAAATACCGGTTAAGTATAACCGACGACGATAGCAAAAAAAATAAAGAGACACTTTTAAGTGACCTTCGTCGGTCTGAAAAAATTGGAAAACTGACTATTGATTCGTTGTTAGAGTTTAAATATTTAGTTACCTTTACAGGGGAACTTACTATTTCGTTTTGGCGTTCTTTTTTACATCCTTCTAAAATTCGTTGGAAGGATACATTTCGAGTTGCCGAATCGATGGGAGTGAATGCGTTTCCTATCATTGCGATGATTGGATTTTTACTTGGCCTTATCATGTCTTTTCAATCTGCCATTCCTATGCGCAGGTTTGGTGCCGAGATTTTTGTAGCAAACCTTGTCGGACTTTCCTTGTTTCGTGAACTTGGACCTCTGATGACTGCCTTTATTTTATCAGGAAGGTCTGGTTCGGCCTTCGCAGCGGAACTCGGAACCATGAAAGTGTCGGAAGAAATCGATGCATTGACAACTATGGGTCTACCTCCCGTACAATTTTTAATCATTCCAAGGCTTGTGGCATCACTCGTAATGACCCCACTACTGACCATTGTGTTTAATCTGTTTGGATTGATCGGTGGTGCTGTTGTTCTCATTAGTTTTGGTTTTCCACTCGTAACTTTTATCAACCAAGTGAATTTAGCAGTGGGACTTTCAGATATCCTTGGTGGACTTTTGAAATCTTATTTTTTTGGGATGATCATCGCCTCCATCGGTTGTTACCGAGGTCTAAAAACGGCATCCGGAGCAGGAGCTGTTGGTGAGTCGACTACTTCGGCAGTAGTAGGATCTATCATACTTGTCTCTATCCTAGATGGAATTTTTTCCGTCTTATACTTTTATCTAAAGATATGA
- a CDS encoding helix-turn-helix domain-containing protein gives MWNLTTGLIGFSAGLSLLFAWGEFIRKNTKGQTQIQGLLFLFASLFQAHTFLTATGLYQFFPHLYLIHLPFTACIGALLKRYFSELWDESPNRNQFSYWELAPAAVVMVFLLPFYLSSGEEKIALHSKYQIEGVPLKFQITILIAVSPIFYAAFYVFSNMVKYIRVERFKNSAHIRLVGIVVGIGAFSSLVGVYTLFFHQRHGLELVSTLIAFLLIGIYLLRQKSPELWGEVQKIVIEEKKYQTSQLGGINLESLHNQLKYLMDVERIYRDESINLEKLAIEMKLSEHQLSEYLNLHQKKNFFNLINFYRIKEAKELFASHPERNILTIAYDVGFPSKSTFYDAFKREVGTSPSEFRKSLKS, from the coding sequence ATGTGGAATCTCACAACTGGTTTGATTGGATTTTCTGCCGGCCTTTCTCTCCTCTTTGCATGGGGAGAATTCATTAGAAAAAATACGAAAGGCCAAACTCAAATCCAAGGTTTATTATTTCTCTTTGCCTCCCTATTCCAAGCTCATACCTTTCTAACTGCCACGGGGCTTTACCAGTTTTTTCCACACCTGTATTTGATTCACTTACCTTTCACCGCTTGTATTGGTGCCCTACTCAAACGTTATTTTTCGGAACTCTGGGACGAAAGTCCCAATAGAAATCAATTTTCTTATTGGGAATTGGCCCCTGCCGCAGTCGTGATGGTTTTCCTTCTTCCGTTTTATCTATCTTCCGGAGAAGAGAAAATTGCGCTTCACTCAAAATACCAAATAGAGGGAGTTCCACTAAAATTTCAAATTACCATTCTCATCGCTGTTTCACCCATATTTTATGCGGCTTTTTACGTTTTTTCAAATATGGTAAAATACATACGTGTGGAAAGATTCAAAAATTCAGCTCACATTCGTTTGGTGGGAATCGTTGTAGGGATTGGAGCCTTTTCGAGCCTTGTGGGAGTTTATACTTTATTTTTCCACCAAAGGCATGGATTAGAACTTGTTTCTACACTCATCGCCTTCCTTCTCATAGGAATTTATCTTTTACGACAAAAAAGTCCTGAATTATGGGGCGAAGTCCAAAAGATTGTAATCGAAGAAAAAAAATACCAAACCTCTCAATTGGGTGGGATCAATTTAGAATCTTTGCACAATCAATTGAAATACCTGATGGATGTAGAGAGGATTTACCGGGACGAAAGTATCAATTTAGAAAAGTTGGCCATAGAAATGAAACTCTCGGAACACCAACTCTCCGAATATTTAAACCTCCACCAAAAGAAAAATTTTTTTAATTTAATCAATTTTTACCGAATCAAAGAGGCCAAAGAGTTATTCGCTTCCCATCCAGAACGAAACATCTTAACGATCGCTTACGATGTAGGTTTCCCTTCTAAATCCACCTTCTACGATGCCTTCAAACGAGAGGTAGGTACAAGTCCTAGCGAATTCCGGAAGTCACTCAAAAGCTGA
- a CDS encoding sterol desaturase family protein has translation MFGGPVQCDLVLDCVTKIGFTQGVLNFLRYYPIAGLAFLLFYVWRKDFFETYRIQKVYPKAEKVWKEFRQSAVTLIVFTLVAMTNITLMKAKIVPSAVYFGPVSSLAGIGYIFLSFLLFTIWHETWFYWMHRFAHIKKVYPHVHSEHHQSVNPSPLAAYRFQATEAFLEAIYIVPFVMFVPVHFYVVLFHTFYAMILNIWWHLGYEFFPKGWASHPITKWINTSTHHNLHHQKFQGNYSLYFNVWDRLMGTNFPYYETYYEQVTEERDRKRKEQKPKKEAGVEVFIS, from the coding sequence ATGTTTGGTGGACCGGTTCAGTGTGATTTAGTATTAGATTGTGTTACCAAAATTGGTTTTACACAAGGAGTTTTAAACTTCCTTCGTTATTACCCAATTGCAGGTTTAGCATTTCTATTATTCTATGTTTGGCGAAAGGATTTTTTCGAAACCTACCGCATCCAAAAAGTATATCCTAAAGCAGAAAAGGTTTGGAAAGAGTTTCGCCAATCTGCAGTGACGCTAATTGTTTTCACTTTAGTTGCTATGACTAACATCACTTTGATGAAAGCAAAAATTGTTCCAAGTGCCGTTTACTTTGGGCCTGTGTCGAGTTTAGCGGGGATCGGATATATTTTTTTAAGTTTCCTACTTTTTACGATTTGGCATGAGACTTGGTTTTATTGGATGCATCGATTTGCTCATATCAAAAAAGTATACCCGCATGTTCATTCGGAACACCACCAATCCGTTAATCCTTCTCCCCTCGCAGCCTACCGGTTCCAAGCAACAGAAGCTTTTTTAGAAGCTATCTACATTGTTCCTTTTGTGATGTTTGTTCCTGTCCATTTTTATGTAGTTTTATTCCACACTTTTTACGCCATGATTCTTAACATTTGGTGGCATCTAGGTTATGAATTTTTTCCTAAAGGTTGGGCTTCCCATCCGATTACAAAGTGGATCAACACATCCACTCACCATAACCTTCATCACCAAAAGTTTCAAGGAAACTATTCTCTCTATTTCAATGTTTGGGACCGACTTATGGGAACCAACTTCCCTTACTATGAAACTTATTATGAACAAGTGACAGAAGAAAGGGATAGAAAACGTAAAGAACAAAAACCGAAGAAAGAAGCGGGAGTCGAAGTTTTCATTTCTTAA
- a CDS encoding YciI family protein: MKEFTLIFRNSNQEGERPSPDQMQKLLQEWMAWMTNLSAKEQLADKGNRLAISDAKTVRPGNLVTDGPYTEIKEFINGYIVVRSESLTGAVEIAKGCPILKIGGNVEVRKVVTPDDHS; the protein is encoded by the coding sequence ATGAAAGAGTTCACATTAATTTTTCGAAATAGCAACCAAGAGGGAGAAAGACCATCCCCTGACCAAATGCAAAAACTGTTACAAGAATGGATGGCCTGGATGACCAATTTGTCGGCTAAGGAACAATTGGCCGACAAAGGAAACCGTTTGGCGATTTCAGATGCAAAAACAGTTCGTCCGGGCAATTTGGTGACAGATGGACCTTACACAGAAATCAAAGAATTCATCAATGGCTATATCGTTGTTAGATCAGAATCACTCACTGGTGCGGTTGAAATTGCAAAAGGTTGTCCCATTCTAAAAATCGGAGGAAATGTCGAAGTTAGAAAAGTCGTAACTCCTGATGACCATAGCTAA